The Nitrososphaerales archaeon genome has a segment encoding these proteins:
- a CDS encoding 4-hydroxyphenylacetate 3-hydroxylase N-terminal domain-containing protein yields the protein MPIRNGAEYIESLRGRKLKVYLFGELVKEPVDHPLIRPSINAVAATYDLAVENPELATAYSSISGKRVNRFLHITESVDDVVLQNKMQRKLGQLTGTCFQRCVGMDALNSLFSVTYEIDEKYRTNYYQRLRDFIRYVQDENLVIGGAMTDPKGDRSKGPSEQEDPDVFVHVIEKTQDGIVIRGAKAHQTGCINSHWIIVMPTMRLTEKDKDYAVVCAVPVDHPGLVYIYGRQSCDTRAMEGGEIDQGNALFSGQEAMIIINDVFVPWKHVFMFGETEFAAALVERFTTYHRRSYVCKTGVGDVIIGAASAIADYNGVPDASHIRDKLVEMTHLNESIFGVGIASSYLSFKTRAGNYQNDDMLANVCKHNVTKFPYELARLAQDLAGGLVVTLPSEKEFKSPETGPLLKKYLRGRKGVSTENRIRILRLIENMTLGRNAVGYLTESLHGAGSPQAQRIQIARQMQLGYKRKLAKRLAGVKEDESIDELSEDQQSYFNRIFNVDSHRTASKVGSEVNQQ from the coding sequence ATGCCAATAAGAAATGGCGCAGAGTACATTGAGAGCTTACGCGGGCGTAAACTCAAGGTCTATCTATTTGGTGAGTTGGTCAAGGAACCCGTAGATCACCCCCTTATACGCCCTTCTATTAATGCAGTTGCAGCTACCTATGACCTTGCAGTTGAAAACCCTGAACTTGCCACCGCATACTCTTCAATTTCTGGGAAGAGGGTAAACAGGTTTTTGCATATAACAGAAAGTGTTGATGACGTTGTTTTACAGAATAAAATGCAGAGAAAACTTGGACAGCTGACGGGAACCTGCTTCCAACGCTGTGTTGGCATGGACGCACTTAACTCGCTTTTTTCTGTCACATACGAGATAGATGAAAAGTATCGCACGAATTACTATCAACGTCTTAGGGATTTTATCAGGTATGTTCAGGACGAGAACCTAGTTATTGGTGGAGCAATGACAGATCCTAAAGGAGATAGAAGCAAGGGACCGTCTGAACAAGAGGACCCTGATGTATTTGTACATGTGATAGAGAAGACGCAGGATGGCATTGTGATTCGAGGTGCAAAGGCGCACCAGACTGGCTGCATAAACTCTCACTGGATAATAGTAATGCCTACGATGAGGCTTACAGAGAAGGACAAGGACTATGCAGTTGTATGCGCTGTTCCAGTGGATCATCCTGGCTTGGTTTACATCTATGGTCGTCAGTCATGTGATACTAGAGCCATGGAAGGTGGGGAGATCGATCAGGGTAATGCCTTGTTTTCGGGACAGGAAGCAATGATTATAATCAACGATGTGTTTGTTCCATGGAAACATGTCTTCATGTTTGGAGAAACAGAGTTTGCGGCAGCGCTCGTAGAAAGATTCACAACTTATCATAGAAGAAGCTACGTGTGCAAAACGGGTGTCGGCGATGTAATTATAGGCGCAGCATCTGCAATAGCGGATTACAATGGTGTGCCTGACGCTTCACATATTAGGGACAAGTTGGTGGAGATGACACATCTAAACGAAAGCATCTTTGGAGTTGGCATAGCGTCGTCATACCTGTCATTTAAAACAAGGGCTGGCAACTATCAGAATGATGATATGCTTGCAAACGTTTGTAAGCACAATGTGACCAAGTTTCCATACGAGCTTGCACGTTTGGCTCAGGATTTGGCTGGCGGTCTTGTAGTAACGCTACCATCGGAGAAAGAATTTAAAAGTCCCGAGACTGGGCCGTTGCTCAAAAAATATCTCAGGGGAAGAAAGGGTGTTTCTACAGAGAACAGGATTCGCATATTACGTTTAATTGAAAATATGACATTGGGTCGCAATGCGGTTGGCTATTTGACAGAATCATTGCATGGTGCAGGTTCACCGCAGGCTCAGAGGATACAGATAGCACGCCAGATGCAGTTAGGATACAAGAGGAAACTCGCAAAGCGACTTGCCGGTGTGAAGGAAGACGAAAGCATTGATGAACTATCGGAAGACCAGCAATCTTACTTTAACAGGATATTTAACGTCGACAGTCACAGGACAGCCTCCAAGGTGGGGTCAGAGGTAAATCAGCAGTAA
- a CDS encoding PRC-barrel domain-containing protein gives MSDQLEKKTLKGSGGYVVANVTAEEIKKGRLAGSDLFLGAVGRIDERRILQYYCKNCNKEFDGCPEIKYEKVNQEVAKGYTLSEQGEYICKQCGSVIAQYKRFAAQNEQSSPSTNSTYAQEGFVAIRNLIGMNVYDENATLIGTVKDIGLRDNKSRIVMVISTTEQTEKEIPWDVIMKIGDIVLVKAKGEPTVDHRGRCSKCGFENEKESKFCEQCGNKL, from the coding sequence ATGAGCGATCAATTGGAGAAGAAGACCCTGAAGGGTTCAGGAGGTTACGTAGTTGCTAACGTTACTGCAGAGGAGATTAAGAAGGGCAGGCTTGCTGGCTCTGATCTGTTTCTTGGAGCAGTCGGAAGGATAGATGAGCGAAGGATATTGCAGTATTACTGTAAAAATTGTAATAAGGAATTTGACGGCTGCCCGGAGATTAAGTATGAGAAAGTAAACCAAGAGGTTGCTAAAGGCTATACATTATCGGAACAGGGTGAATACATTTGCAAGCAATGCGGATCTGTAATAGCACAATACAAGAGATTCGCAGCGCAAAACGAGCAATCTTCACCTTCTACTAACTCTACATACGCACAAGAGGGCTTTGTGGCGATAAGAAATTTGATCGGAATGAATGTTTATGATGAAAATGCAACGCTGATTGGAACTGTGAAGGATATAGGCCTAAGGGATAACAAATCGAGGATCGTAATGGTTATCTCTACCACAGAGCAGACAGAGAAAGAGATACCGTGGGATGTGATAATGAAGATAGGAGACATCGTGCTGGTTAAAGCTAAAGGAGAGCCTACAGTAGATCACAGAGGAAGGTGTAGCAAGTGTGGGTTCGAGAATGAGAAGGAATCAAAGTTTTGTGAACAATGCGGTAATAAGCTATAG
- the trxA gene encoding thioredoxin, with translation MGNVDVTSSKTWSKDVVQSQMPVLVDFWAEWCGPCRMVSPVVDELAKEYNGKVKFLKLNVDENQDIAAKYEIFSIPTLLVFKGDKIIGQHVGATSKDVLKRFIEQSIKNA, from the coding sequence ATGGGTAACGTAGACGTAACATCTTCAAAGACGTGGAGCAAGGACGTTGTCCAGTCACAAATGCCTGTACTGGTTGACTTTTGGGCAGAGTGGTGCGGTCCATGTAGGATGGTATCACCTGTTGTGGATGAACTGGCAAAGGAATACAACGGAAAGGTGAAGTTTCTGAAGCTGAATGTAGATGAAAATCAGGACATAGCTGCCAAGTATGAGATATTCAGCATCCCAACCCTGCTAGTATTCAAAGGTGACAAGATAATAGGACAGCATGTAGGCGCTACTTCTAAGGATGTATTGAAGAGATTTATTGAACAGTCAATAAAGAATGCATAG
- a CDS encoding zinc-ribbon domain-containing protein, with protein MGELGYGTREPLVDKLKQLANDIQTVYEEFLDVEALYQQGKISDKEFFKKMGSFLKAFSALGFLTVKVIVEIDKAIGKGEKHKPEEAVTLPSPVLKPEMLGLGAPQYPPKQAEGPTKACSQCGAHIPAKAKFCTKCGSKQ; from the coding sequence ATGGGTGAACTAGGTTATGGCACCAGAGAACCTTTGGTAGACAAGTTGAAACAACTCGCTAATGATATACAAACAGTTTACGAGGAATTCTTGGATGTAGAAGCACTTTACCAGCAAGGAAAGATCTCTGATAAAGAATTTTTTAAAAAGATGGGAAGTTTTCTGAAAGCATTCTCTGCTCTAGGATTTCTTACGGTTAAGGTAATAGTCGAAATTGATAAAGCTATAGGTAAGGGAGAGAAGCATAAACCTGAGGAAGCTGTGACCTTGCCATCACCGGTGCTTAAACCAGAGATGCTGGGCCTTGGGGCACCTCAATATCCACCTAAGCAAGCTGAAGGTCCTACGAAAGCCTGCTCACAGTGTGGAGCTCACATACCTGCAAAGGCAAAATTCTGCACAAAATGCGGGTCTAAACAGTAA
- a CDS encoding zinc ribbon domain-containing protein, with product MKVFNGKMAAEHYMSTHTLTYSTPEMTLKKFAYWLGELVDISCNMEKDKCPNEDGLHPKHRVPRLMTFIEAKDIPFTPSAEEIDETAFKPSGAISTFYDVKKLHEIESASDTKFCMECGAKVKATTKFCPKCGTEQ from the coding sequence ATGAAAGTATTCAATGGAAAGATGGCTGCTGAGCACTACATGTCAACTCATACGTTAACGTACTCTACACCAGAGATGACACTGAAGAAGTTTGCCTACTGGTTAGGTGAACTGGTAGATATTAGTTGCAATATGGAGAAAGATAAATGTCCAAATGAAGATGGGTTGCACCCAAAACATAGGGTGCCTAGGTTGATGACCTTTATTGAGGCAAAGGACATCCCCTTCACTCCGAGCGCGGAGGAAATTGATGAAACTGCCTTCAAACCTTCTGGTGCGATTTCAACGTTTTATGACGTTAAGAAACTCCACGAAATAGAATCTGCGTCAGACACGAAGTTTTGCATGGAGTGTGGCGCAAAGGTTAAAGCGACAACGAAGTTCTGTCCAAAATGTGGAACGGAGCAATAG
- a CDS encoding FAD-linked oxidase C-terminal domain-containing protein codes for MNPELISRSLQSIEGDVLSETWQRCMYASDASAYEIMPKCIVLPKNVDDVIKVVRFAADNRIPVIARGGGSGLAGQAVGDGIIIDFTKYMNRIIEVNAKENYVIVEPGIYKGVLDKELKKFGKFLPPDPSSSSYCAVGGMIATNASGVHTIKYGSTIDYVLSLDVVLSNGDLLSTKPVEIGGEASKRKINSLEGHLLESLEKMLLPKEELIRNKFPRVKKNSCGYRLDRVLRNNVIDMSKLFVASEGTLGIVVKSKLLIMDLPKEKALILLGFNSTLQASQSVTKIVELEPSALELLDKTVIELARTSSDDFASKVPVDTDCLLFLEFDGNNRHEIENRIDILSAMLAQINARIFANSFDPDEIGRLWDIRKNALSYTMKIRCGSKKPVAFMEDPVVPPEKLGLFVDTLQRVYGKHGLSYVIYGHAGDGNLHTRPLLDVGQDKDVRIMKEVAVDILHAINSVNGSVSAEHGDGLARSEFIRDVYGDEIYQLFVKIKELFDPSNIMNPNKKIAMQGTFVNNFRYGHRKKNLENMLNWEVEGNKVQSKITGYGKELRYDAEVDLCHGCGACRELNFNVRMCPVYKGINQEVASCRGRNNVLRWLFKLDGLAKEFALTKEYKDIIYKYCVQCKMCLVDCPSNVNVGKSMAEARAAYAKQRGLPKGYEYFVNIDKYASLGCKLAPLSNFLMGNKFFRKVLEGKTGIAAKKKFPKFSGKTFDSLYKKYRKLLMEKHVVFFCDTYIRYVDPMLGIRIVGMLERNGYGTILVPQMSSGLPALLEGAPEVGREIARYNVKNLYPYVSKGIPVICFSPSSSIALKMDYLNVLDNEETRMVASNTYDIHEFFSNLHDRNELDISFKSIDEEVGIHFHCHTIVQGADKHVRQLLNLIPKLRYHVVERGCCGVGGSYSFIKENYELAMQIGKELFDAVKHEDKVYTTGESCKLQIEEGSGKELGLTVDLLARAYGIS; via the coding sequence ATGAATCCTGAATTAATTTCTAGATCGCTTCAATCAATAGAAGGTGATGTTCTTTCAGAAACTTGGCAGAGATGCATGTATGCGAGTGATGCCAGTGCATACGAAATTATGCCAAAATGCATTGTTCTGCCCAAGAATGTAGATGACGTGATCAAGGTAGTTAGGTTTGCTGCCGACAATAGGATACCAGTCATTGCAAGAGGTGGAGGTAGCGGACTTGCAGGTCAGGCCGTGGGAGATGGAATAATTATAGATTTTACCAAGTACATGAATAGGATTATAGAGGTTAATGCAAAAGAAAATTATGTTATAGTTGAACCTGGTATATACAAGGGTGTTTTAGATAAAGAACTGAAAAAGTTCGGTAAGTTTTTGCCCCCTGATCCTTCCAGCTCTAGCTACTGTGCTGTTGGTGGCATGATAGCTACTAACGCAAGTGGTGTTCACACGATCAAGTATGGGAGCACAATAGATTATGTTCTATCGCTAGACGTAGTTTTGTCTAATGGCGATCTCCTTAGTACAAAACCTGTAGAAATTGGAGGTGAAGCATCGAAGAGGAAGATCAATTCTCTAGAAGGGCACTTGCTGGAATCGTTAGAAAAAATGCTACTACCAAAAGAAGAACTGATCAGAAACAAGTTTCCAAGGGTTAAAAAGAATTCATGTGGTTACAGACTTGATAGGGTATTGAGAAACAACGTCATCGATATGAGTAAGCTGTTTGTTGCATCTGAAGGTACTCTTGGTATAGTAGTAAAATCCAAACTTCTGATCATGGATCTGCCAAAGGAAAAAGCGCTGATACTTCTGGGTTTCAATAGCACGTTGCAAGCGTCACAATCGGTTACTAAAATAGTGGAGCTTGAACCGTCTGCGCTAGAGCTTTTAGATAAAACTGTAATAGAACTGGCAAGAACTTCAAGCGATGATTTTGCTTCAAAGGTACCTGTGGATACTGATTGTCTGCTTTTCCTTGAGTTTGATGGTAATAATAGGCATGAAATAGAAAATAGAATAGACATACTGTCAGCAATGCTTGCTCAGATAAATGCAAGAATATTTGCAAATTCGTTTGACCCCGACGAAATTGGGAGACTATGGGATATTAGAAAAAATGCTTTGTCATACACAATGAAGATAAGATGCGGAAGCAAGAAGCCAGTAGCATTCATGGAAGACCCAGTTGTACCTCCGGAGAAGTTAGGATTATTTGTTGATACATTACAGCGGGTATATGGCAAGCATGGACTGAGCTATGTGATCTATGGCCATGCCGGAGATGGTAACTTGCATACTAGACCATTACTCGACGTAGGGCAAGACAAGGATGTAAGGATAATGAAAGAAGTCGCAGTTGATATATTACACGCTATAAACAGTGTTAATGGAAGTGTATCTGCTGAGCATGGTGATGGGCTTGCACGTTCTGAATTCATAAGAGATGTTTATGGCGATGAGATATACCAACTCTTTGTTAAGATAAAGGAATTGTTTGATCCTAGTAATATAATGAACCCAAACAAGAAGATCGCAATGCAAGGAACATTCGTGAACAATTTCAGATACGGTCATAGGAAAAAGAATTTGGAAAATATGTTGAACTGGGAGGTTGAAGGCAATAAAGTGCAAAGTAAGATAACTGGTTATGGTAAAGAATTAAGATATGATGCTGAAGTGGATTTATGCCATGGTTGTGGTGCTTGCAGAGAACTAAACTTTAACGTGAGAATGTGTCCGGTGTATAAGGGAATAAATCAGGAAGTTGCTAGTTGTAGGGGAAGGAACAACGTCTTAAGATGGTTGTTCAAACTTGACGGGCTTGCCAAAGAATTTGCCTTGACGAAAGAGTACAAGGATATTATTTACAAGTACTGTGTGCAGTGTAAGATGTGCCTCGTTGATTGTCCTTCAAATGTTAATGTGGGAAAATCGATGGCTGAGGCTCGGGCTGCCTATGCTAAGCAGAGGGGTCTGCCAAAAGGATATGAATATTTTGTGAATATTGACAAGTATGCGTCTTTGGGATGCAAACTAGCGCCATTATCTAATTTTCTCATGGGCAACAAATTCTTCAGAAAGGTACTTGAGGGTAAAACTGGTATAGCTGCAAAGAAGAAATTCCCAAAGTTTAGCGGTAAAACGTTTGATAGCTTATACAAGAAATACAGAAAATTATTAATGGAAAAGCATGTGGTATTCTTCTGCGACACCTATATACGATATGTAGATCCGATGCTAGGCATACGTATAGTAGGGATGCTGGAAAGAAATGGTTATGGCACTATCCTCGTACCACAGATGTCCTCTGGACTGCCAGCATTGTTGGAAGGAGCTCCTGAGGTCGGAAGGGAAATCGCTAGGTATAATGTAAAGAATCTATATCCTTATGTATCAAAGGGCATACCTGTAATCTGCTTCTCACCAAGTTCCTCAATAGCCTTGAAGATGGATTATCTCAATGTATTGGATAACGAAGAAACAAGAATGGTAGCCAGCAATACCTATGATATCCACGAATTTTTCAGCAATTTGCATGATAGGAATGAACTTGATATTAGTTTCAAGTCAATAGACGAGGAAGTTGGAATACACTTTCATTGCCATACGATAGTGCAGGGTGCAGACAAGCATGTGAGGCAGTTACTCAACTTAATACCGAAACTGCGTTACCATGTAGTTGAGAGAGGTTGTTGTGGTGTTGGTGGCTCGTACAGCTTCATAAAAGAAAATTACGAGTTGGCCATGCAAATAGGGAAGGAATTGTTTGATGCAGTTAAACATGAGGATAAGGTATACACAACGGGAGAATCGTGCAAGTTGCAGATAGAGGAGGGTTCTGGAAAAGAATTAGGGCTGACGGTTGATTTGTTGGCAAGAGCCTATGGCATAAGTTAA
- a CDS encoding DUF1512 domain-containing protein — MSLTDILLQINPFFPEGGETQWWIYLLWILPIFFFIFYGQRLQMWMVLNDVSKSMRKLQGMKDNARKEAIEYAKSINPNVDPTERIDAFLEYFTIFPVDMDPHGIVPKVQHLMRVRDDRIKAEVRKMSSSMDTLTASKMENILEAATILHLIFKVVRHFYLMGKKTTSMFFLVQLQMIMPILLQEAEALNKAIGAFKAGQPIGDGIGPLIVGKMMLNKEKRTVAKETVVCEDQYNGRTLYLMKAEGPAGSVGEPGTAVEKLINEIGVNVNSIIMIDAALKLEGEKTGDVAEGIGAAIGGIGVDRFQIEEVATRHGIPVYAIIIKQSVIDAITVMKKEIAESIDKVTKSVFNVIDDKTNVGDRVLIIGVGNTLGVAQ; from the coding sequence ATGAGTTTAACCGACATTCTATTACAGATCAACCCGTTCTTTCCAGAAGGAGGTGAAACCCAGTGGTGGATCTACCTGCTCTGGATCCTGCCTATATTCTTCTTCATATTTTACGGACAGAGGTTGCAGATGTGGATGGTGCTTAATGATGTATCCAAGTCTATGAGGAAACTGCAGGGTATGAAGGACAATGCTAGGAAAGAGGCAATAGAGTATGCCAAGTCGATCAACCCTAACGTGGATCCAACAGAAAGGATCGATGCGTTCTTGGAATACTTTACCATATTTCCTGTCGATATGGATCCTCATGGTATAGTTCCCAAGGTGCAGCACCTTATGCGAGTGAGGGATGATAGAATCAAGGCCGAGGTTAGAAAGATGTCTTCCTCCATGGATACCTTGACGGCGAGCAAGATGGAGAACATACTTGAAGCTGCCACCATATTGCATCTGATATTCAAGGTAGTAAGGCACTTTTACCTCATGGGTAAGAAAACTACTAGCATGTTCTTCCTTGTGCAACTACAGATGATTATGCCTATACTTTTACAGGAAGCTGAAGCCCTGAACAAAGCTATAGGCGCATTCAAGGCAGGGCAACCCATTGGAGATGGTATAGGACCCTTGATAGTTGGAAAGATGATGCTCAACAAGGAGAAGAGAACAGTCGCAAAAGAAACTGTTGTGTGCGAAGATCAGTACAACGGTAGAACATTATACCTTATGAAGGCTGAAGGCCCAGCGGGAAGCGTCGGAGAACCTGGTACCGCTGTTGAGAAACTCATCAACGAGATCGGCGTTAATGTAAACTCTATAATAATGATAGATGCAGCCCTGAAACTTGAGGGAGAAAAAACAGGGGATGTGGCAGAGGGTATTGGAGCTGCAATAGGAGGCATAGGCGTGGATAGGTTTCAGATAGAGGAGGTTGCAACCAGACACGGTATACCTGTATATGCTATCATAATCAAACAGTCGGTGATTGATGCGATCACAGTAATGAAGAAGGAGATAGCTGAATCGATTGACAAGGTTACGAAATCCGTGTTTAATGTGATAGACGATAAAACAAATGTAGGGGACAGGGTGTTGATAATAGGTGTTGGTAATACCCTTGGTGTTGCGCAATGA
- the map gene encoding type II methionyl aminopeptidase has protein sequence MSIKDYQKAGKIAAEVREHARKQYHVGETLLDICERVEGMIRERGAEPAFPCNVSLNEIAAHYTAEPNDHSVVKDGDVLKIDIGVHVDGYIADTAVTVCYNPKYDSLIHATELALKEALKIVKANVKASEIGKVIEHTASKMGFKPIHNLSGHSLAQYRIHAGKSIPNIWTIGSFSLSINEVYAIEPFLTTKDGSGVVYNGKVKNIHAIATRKRTGDKDADAFLDYLWDRFKTLPFALRWALNDYEEREARMMLELLVKKKLVHSYPILIEGNGKFVAQAEHTLIPTEKSAIVITR, from the coding sequence TTGAGTATAAAGGATTATCAAAAGGCAGGAAAGATAGCTGCGGAGGTGAGAGAACATGCCAGAAAACAATACCATGTGGGAGAGACTTTACTTGATATCTGTGAACGTGTAGAAGGAATGATAAGAGAACGTGGCGCTGAACCAGCATTTCCCTGCAATGTGAGCTTGAATGAGATCGCTGCCCATTACACTGCAGAACCAAACGATCATAGTGTTGTTAAGGATGGTGATGTGTTAAAGATCGATATTGGCGTGCATGTAGATGGATATATTGCAGATACCGCAGTAACAGTGTGCTATAACCCGAAGTATGATTCATTGATACATGCGACAGAACTTGCACTTAAAGAGGCTCTTAAAATCGTGAAAGCAAATGTGAAGGCTAGTGAGATTGGCAAGGTCATTGAACACACTGCGAGTAAGATGGGTTTCAAGCCTATACATAACCTAAGCGGTCATTCACTAGCTCAATATAGGATACATGCGGGTAAGTCAATTCCTAACATATGGACCATCGGATCGTTCAGCCTTTCTATCAATGAAGTATATGCGATAGAACCGTTTCTAACCACAAAGGACGGCAGTGGTGTGGTTTACAACGGCAAAGTAAAAAATATACATGCTATAGCAACTAGGAAGAGAACAGGAGACAAAGATGCTGATGCGTTCCTAGACTATTTGTGGGACAGGTTCAAAACGCTGCCATTTGCATTGCGCTGGGCATTGAATGACTACGAAGAACGGGAAGCTCGTATGATGTTAGAGCTTCTTGTAAAGAAAAAATTGGTGCATTCATATCCCATACTGATTGAAGGTAATGGTAAGTTTGTGGCGCAGGCAGAACATACGCTTATACCCACAGAAAAGAGCGCGATTGTTATAACGCGTTAA
- a CDS encoding C2H2-type zinc finger protein — MQRSLQLTLSLTGGILILVGGIVSLAWLLMGFPPTFDILSELRETMGEREFELFQIRYTIAGLSTGIAVILTAYMLKVKPEESRRWGVMIVILSAMSILGMGGFIAGMVLGIAGGMIAIIRGGKMQVIEKGKDEKKVTVALPEEKNIIFKCSSCEVIFRSDEDLRNHVIKMHLRH, encoded by the coding sequence ATGCAGCGTTCCCTACAGTTGACGCTCTCTCTTACTGGTGGTATCTTAATTTTGGTAGGAGGTATAGTCTCCCTAGCATGGTTATTAATGGGTTTTCCTCCAACCTTCGATATTCTATCAGAGCTTAGGGAGACCATGGGTGAGAGGGAATTCGAGTTATTTCAGATAAGATACACAATTGCCGGTCTATCTACAGGGATAGCCGTAATACTTACTGCGTATATGCTAAAAGTCAAACCAGAAGAGTCTAGGAGATGGGGAGTGATGATTGTGATACTTTCTGCAATGAGCATACTTGGTATGGGTGGATTCATAGCTGGAATGGTACTAGGAATTGCAGGAGGCATGATAGCAATCATAAGGGGTGGGAAAATGCAAGTTATAGAAAAGGGAAAAGACGAGAAAAAAGTTACAGTTGCACTTCCAGAAGAGAAAAACATCATATTCAAGTGCTCTTCTTGTGAAGTAATATTCAGAAGCGATGAGGATTTAAGGAATCATGTTATAAAGATGCATCTTCGGCATTAG
- a CDS encoding O-methyltransferase has translation MLKLKLTEVIRNGMGYITNRDIEKYIYDLLPESPSILRELEHVARTKRIPIVGPMVGRFLYILAATTGAKHVLEIGTAIGYSAIWLGLAVKRNNGKVITIEIDENFTYEALKNIERMGLAKTIKVINGDGLEVIEKIRRKFDIIFIDDNKQNYPKYLEPCSQRLHENGLLVADNALWNGEVALDIKSKDAKAIAKFNKSLMKRMFSVIIPARDGIAIGIK, from the coding sequence TTGCTAAAACTTAAACTTACAGAAGTCATAAGGAATGGTATGGGGTATATCACTAACAGGGACATTGAAAAATACATCTACGATCTCCTACCGGAGAGTCCTTCTATACTAAGAGAGCTGGAACATGTAGCTAGAACCAAGCGTATTCCGATTGTAGGGCCTATGGTAGGGAGATTTTTGTACATACTCGCAGCTACCACAGGGGCGAAACATGTTCTTGAAATAGGAACAGCTATAGGCTATTCTGCTATATGGCTTGGGCTTGCTGTTAAGCGTAACAATGGCAAGGTGATAACTATAGAGATCGATGAAAATTTTACATATGAAGCACTGAAAAATATTGAACGCATGGGTCTGGCAAAAACTATTAAGGTTATCAATGGTGATGGACTTGAGGTAATAGAGAAAATCAGGCGCAAATTTGACATTATATTCATAGATGATAACAAACAAAATTATCCTAAATACCTTGAACCATGTTCTCAGCGATTGCACGAGAACGGTTTGTTGGTAGCTGATAATGCCTTGTGGAATGGCGAGGTAGCGCTGGATATAAAATCGAAAGATGCCAAAGCTATTGCAAAGTTTAACAAATCGTTGATGAAAAGGATGTTCTCTGTAATAATACCTGCTAGAGATGGGATCGCCATTGGTATAAAGTGA
- a CDS encoding DNA-binding protein, which produces MAKAANEIFVGKKPLMTYVTAALVQLANEPNVTIKARGMSITKAVDVSQIIVKRMDTLGYKINNVKIGSEQMQSQDGKTRSVSTIEIEVSRQK; this is translated from the coding sequence ATGGCAAAGGCAGCAAATGAAATTTTTGTGGGAAAGAAACCTCTTATGACATACGTAACAGCGGCACTAGTACAGCTAGCTAATGAACCAAATGTTACCATAAAGGCAAGGGGCATGAGCATAACCAAGGCGGTAGATGTCTCTCAGATCATCGTAAAAAGAATGGACACCCTTGGATATAAGATCAATAATGTGAAGATAGGTTCTGAGCAGATGCAGTCTCAAGATGGCAAGACTAGAAGCGTTTCCACTATAGAGATCGAAGTATCTAGGCAAAAGTAA